The following are encoded together in the Vibrio splendidus genome:
- a CDS encoding YcjF family protein — MSELKTKQVFDEPDKNEVTPDLGAQQLFTEQEKFVPVAPQVEADLDGEAEQQLEQVIRPSKKKKWFGTGLLVAFSGLVGWQAIDSVITAIQTADWLALGWAGFIAAIASLGLGAIGKELWKLRSLKDHFSVQEQSEELLQSQSVGKGKAFCEHIAKQGGIVAESPAYDKWRNSINPAHSDAEVLDMYDALVVAQQDKVATQIVTKFSTESAALVAVSPLAAADMLLVAWRNFTMIDKLADVYGIELGYWSRIKLFKLVLINMAAAGASELAIDASMDLVSMDLAGKVSARAGQGLGVGILTARLGLKAMTLLRPMPWHNERKVKISDLRKAVLSEIKRITLK; from the coding sequence ATGAGTGAATTAAAAACAAAACAGGTCTTTGATGAGCCTGATAAGAATGAAGTTACCCCGGATTTAGGCGCTCAACAACTGTTCACAGAGCAAGAGAAATTTGTTCCTGTCGCACCGCAAGTGGAAGCCGATCTTGATGGTGAAGCTGAGCAGCAATTGGAGCAAGTGATTCGACCGAGCAAAAAGAAGAAGTGGTTTGGAACGGGCTTACTTGTCGCTTTCTCCGGTTTAGTCGGATGGCAAGCTATTGACTCTGTCATTACCGCGATTCAAACAGCAGACTGGCTTGCGTTAGGTTGGGCTGGCTTTATCGCTGCCATTGCTTCATTAGGTTTAGGCGCAATAGGCAAAGAGTTGTGGAAGCTGCGTTCGCTGAAAGATCATTTCAGCGTTCAAGAGCAGAGTGAAGAGCTGTTACAGAGCCAAAGCGTTGGTAAAGGCAAAGCGTTCTGTGAACACATTGCGAAGCAGGGCGGTATTGTCGCTGAATCACCCGCTTATGATAAATGGCGAAACAGCATTAACCCTGCACACAGCGATGCTGAAGTGTTGGATATGTATGATGCACTCGTTGTTGCCCAACAAGATAAAGTGGCGACTCAAATTGTCACTAAGTTCTCGACCGAATCTGCCGCTTTGGTAGCGGTGAGCCCATTGGCGGCTGCGGATATGTTGCTGGTAGCGTGGCGTAATTTCACCATGATAGACAAGCTTGCTGATGTGTATGGCATTGAGCTTGGCTACTGGTCTCGTATTAAGCTATTTAAACTGGTGTTAATCAACATGGCAGCTGCGGGTGCCAGTGAACTCGCGATTGATGCAAGTATGGACCTCGTCTCGATGGATCTAGCAGGCAAGGTTTCAGCTCGAGCAGGGCAGGGGCTCGGTGTCGGTATTCTCACTGCGAGACTGGGTTTAAAAGCCATGACATTGCTGCGTCCTATGCCTTGGCATAATGAGCGAAAAGTAAAAATATCAGATCTTCGCAAAGCCGTCCTTTCTGAAATAAAGCGCATTACGCTTAAATAG
- the tyrR gene encoding transcriptional regulator TyrR, with the protein MRLEVLCEDRLGLTRELLDILASKSIDLRGIEIDVKGIIYLNCPDINFDAFSELMAEIRRISGVKDVRKIQFMPSERHNTELIALLANLPDPVIAIDLKGSVDMANHAALNLFGKQEDEVIGEPLATFVPSFNFARWIEGDVTRHREVVVLEGLDFSIEILPIYLGGDVNEAVLASAVMTIRSCNQEMNSPDSIPEQNNLGFEHFVGVSNRHKALISQAKKLAMLDQPLLIEGDTGTGKEMLAKACHNRSNRASFPFLILSCASMPDDVAETELFGHAPGSFNHEQGHKGIFEQANGGTVFLDEIGEMSPHLQIKLLRFLQDGSFRRVGEEEEMHADVRIIASTRHRLSELADSGSFREDLFYRLNVLTLSIPALRERSNDVAPLLELFVAKYAQQLGMLKPKLTQELIDQLGNYQWPGNIRQLDNMVLRALTELDSDTLTVEQFHLPQLETMTAGMANLSLDGSLDEIMKDYESQILEKLYQSFPSSRKLAKRLNVSHTSIANKLRDYGIRKN; encoded by the coding sequence GTGCGTCTTGAAGTATTGTGTGAAGACAGACTCGGCTTAACGCGTGAGTTGCTCGATATCTTGGCCTCAAAAAGCATTGATTTAAGAGGAATCGAAATTGATGTTAAAGGCATTATTTACTTAAACTGTCCTGATATCAATTTTGATGCTTTTAGTGAACTTATGGCTGAAATTCGCCGAATTTCAGGTGTGAAGGATGTACGTAAAATCCAATTTATGCCGAGCGAAAGGCATAATACCGAGCTGATTGCTCTTCTGGCTAACCTGCCAGATCCCGTGATTGCGATTGATCTTAAAGGCTCCGTCGACATGGCGAACCACGCTGCATTGAACCTATTCGGCAAGCAAGAAGACGAAGTCATCGGTGAGCCGTTAGCGACGTTTGTGCCTAGCTTTAACTTTGCTCGTTGGATCGAAGGCGATGTAACGCGCCATCGTGAAGTCGTGGTGTTAGAAGGTTTGGACTTCTCTATCGAGATACTACCGATTTATCTTGGCGGCGACGTTAACGAAGCGGTACTGGCGAGCGCAGTAATGACGATTCGTTCTTGTAATCAAGAGATGAACTCGCCAGATTCAATCCCTGAACAGAACAACCTAGGTTTTGAACACTTTGTTGGTGTCTCTAATCGCCATAAAGCCTTGATCAGCCAAGCTAAGAAATTGGCTATGCTGGATCAGCCTCTACTTATTGAAGGGGACACAGGTACGGGCAAAGAGATGTTGGCTAAAGCGTGTCATAACCGTTCGAACCGAGCGTCTTTCCCATTCTTGATTCTAAGCTGTGCATCAATGCCTGATGACGTGGCTGAAACTGAGCTGTTTGGCCATGCTCCGGGTTCATTTAACCATGAACAAGGCCATAAAGGCATTTTCGAACAAGCGAATGGCGGTACCGTATTTTTAGATGAAATTGGCGAGATGAGCCCGCATCTACAAATCAAACTGCTGCGTTTCCTACAAGATGGTTCATTCCGTCGTGTTGGTGAAGAAGAAGAGATGCACGCGGATGTTCGTATTATCGCATCTACGCGCCATCGTCTTTCTGAATTAGCCGACTCAGGTTCGTTCCGTGAAGATCTGTTCTACCGCTTGAACGTGCTGACTTTATCGATTCCTGCTTTGCGTGAACGTTCAAACGATGTTGCACCATTACTGGAGCTATTCGTTGCAAAGTACGCACAGCAATTAGGCATGTTGAAACCAAAGCTGACTCAAGAACTAATCGACCAATTAGGTAACTACCAATGGCCGGGCAACATTCGTCAGTTAGACAATATGGTTCTACGTGCTCTAACAGAGTTGGATTCAGATACTTTAACGGTTGAGCAATTCCACCTGCCACAGCTTGAAACCATGACTGCTGGAATGGCGAACTTGAGCTTAGACGGCTCGCTTGACGAGATCATGAAAGACTATGAATCTCAGATTCTAGAGAAGCTCTACCAGTCTTTCCCATCAAGCCGTAAGCTTGCAAAACGTTTGAATGTATCTCACACCTCAATTGCGAATAAGCTTCGTGATTACGGTATTAGAAAGAACTGA
- the rimJ gene encoding ribosomal protein S5-alanine N-acetyltransferase has product MEDLSTPERIYKRDGNLILRTAEIDDAAMISEYFQANREYLKPWEPIREDAFFDRASWAQRLIKLNELHKMGLGYYCLLINADSNEMLGTISFSNLSRFPFYACNVGYSLAQSTQGHGYMRRGLSMAKDYMFDVQNMHRLMAGYMPHNERSAGVLEHLGFVREGFAKDYLQINGKWEDHILTALVNPNWEDKRNV; this is encoded by the coding sequence ATGGAAGATTTGAGTACACCGGAGCGCATTTATAAGCGTGACGGTAACCTGATTCTGAGAACGGCTGAAATCGACGACGCAGCGATGATCAGTGAGTACTTTCAGGCTAACAGAGAGTACCTGAAACCTTGGGAACCGATTCGCGAAGACGCGTTCTTTGATAGAGCGAGTTGGGCGCAGCGACTGATCAAGTTAAACGAGCTTCATAAAATGGGACTAGGCTATTACTGTTTACTGATTAATGCTGACTCTAATGAAATGTTAGGCACCATATCGTTCAGTAATTTGTCTCGTTTCCCGTTCTACGCCTGTAATGTCGGTTACTCATTGGCGCAAAGTACACAGGGCCACGGTTACATGCGCAGAGGCTTGAGCATGGCAAAAGACTACATGTTTGATGTGCAGAACATGCACCGCTTAATGGCGGGCTACATGCCTCACAATGAACGCAGTGCGGGTGTCTTGGAACATCTTGGCTTTGTTCGAGAAGGCTTTGCCAAAGATTACTTACAGATTAACGGTAAATGGGAAGACCATATACTGACCGCGCTAGTTAACCCTAACTGGGAAGACAAACGCAATGTCTAG
- a CDS encoding DUF2947 domain-containing protein: MSYTTLDEYQRKWIFTHQSMPLPAEDLEKIKPMTQARASQFWKENVSPQSPDAERLSSQDWPSKASNWNEEISWMANWEADEPEMPEEILNFIDWQDDVTVYFCYEKYNVLETKWSVFKKHWKNFLFYDDGPILLGRRRSEALWFATNGTVKIGNRA; the protein is encoded by the coding sequence ATGTCATACACAACTTTGGACGAATACCAAAGAAAATGGATTTTCACTCACCAGTCAATGCCGCTGCCGGCAGAGGATTTGGAAAAGATTAAACCAATGACACAGGCGAGAGCATCTCAGTTTTGGAAAGAGAACGTGAGCCCTCAAAGCCCTGATGCGGAAAGACTAAGTTCGCAAGACTGGCCAAGCAAAGCATCGAACTGGAATGAAGAGATCAGCTGGATGGCAAATTGGGAAGCGGATGAGCCTGAAATGCCAGAAGAAATTCTAAACTTCATTGATTGGCAAGATGACGTAACTGTTTATTTTTGTTACGAAAAATACAATGTTTTAGAAACCAAATGGTCAGTTTTCAAGAAACACTGGAAGAACTTTTTGTTCTACGATGATGGCCCGATTCTACTTGGTCGCCGCCGTTCAGAAGCACTTTGGTTTGCTACAAATGGTACCGTTAAAATTGGTAACCGTGCTTAA
- a CDS encoding Hsp70 family protein: MASPRFLVGIDLGTTNTVVAYCEINDDLQHAPVSLFDIDQLIGPGEVVRKPLLPSFRYHPAQGQISPSDLTMPWEPSLVEGDIQNVIVGEWARELGAKVEGRQVSSAKSWLSHQAVDRNSDILPWAGATDVDKVSPVVASASYLNHIRQAWNYRNPSNKLEDQDVVVTVPASFDETARKLTLEAAALAGLGKILLLEEPQAVCYDWYARHQQTAADELQQIPLILVCDVGGGTTDLSLIEASFNSNNGDDQELALDRIGVGEHLMLGGDNLDLALAHLAEQRFNQNKKLNASSLTKLIQQTRAAKESLLSANAPDDVKITMLGSGSKLLGGTKSIGLTKQEVHQIALEGFFPLSEFTEVPDKRRSAVVEFGLPYAADPAVSKHVAEFLATHQQVSKAALEKSDSVEFDDTKPAIPVGVLLNGGVFNSELVTERITQLLGNWNGAPITVLDNPHPDWSVALGAVAFGKARRGAQLKIGGGAARSYFLHLQEKNKMGKALCLLAKGTEEGQEIRLNSRRFSLTLGEPVRFNLLTSTHDQIARDTAIQNGVMVNVDADLFSPLPPYISTLEGSGTAELQANQKERVEVLLACQLTEVGTLKMECVSTEDDSKRWLLEFEVRNKQGDESDTAKLHPRLDECKELISRLYSGNKKSAESKEIKTLAKDLEKRLGKREEWDFTTLRHLFDSFSLGRKRRRRSEAHEKNWLRLAGYSLRPGFGDPTDSWRIEQIWGLYQQNIQFQNHQGWTDWWVFWRRVAGGLNQEQQESILADIAKYLHPGAMKNPKTAKDAQDNGYEAMVRLAASLEQLEVEDKVLLASWFLSKAINHNQFEQAHWWALGRLASRTPLYGSQHSVISREQAEQWLPKLLEQNWQKEQMIAFAAVMICRKTGDRQFDISDDYRNQVIEKLKQSKVPDSWLTLVSEVTELSESESKRVFGDALPSGLSLINN, translated from the coding sequence ATGGCATCTCCTCGTTTTTTAGTCGGCATTGACTTAGGCACAACGAATACTGTTGTCGCTTACTGTGAAATCAACGACGACCTACAACATGCTCCCGTTTCTCTTTTCGATATTGACCAACTCATCGGCCCCGGTGAAGTGGTTCGCAAGCCGCTACTTCCATCATTTCGTTATCATCCCGCACAAGGTCAGATCTCCCCTTCCGATCTCACCATGCCTTGGGAACCGAGCTTAGTTGAAGGCGATATTCAAAATGTCATCGTAGGCGAATGGGCACGCGAACTGGGCGCTAAGGTTGAAGGTCGCCAAGTATCGAGTGCTAAAAGCTGGTTATCTCACCAAGCGGTTGATCGTAACTCCGACATTCTGCCGTGGGCAGGCGCAACTGACGTCGATAAGGTGTCTCCTGTTGTCGCAAGCGCAAGCTACCTCAACCACATCCGTCAAGCATGGAATTACCGCAACCCAAGCAATAAGCTGGAAGACCAAGACGTTGTAGTCACCGTTCCCGCTTCATTCGATGAGACAGCACGTAAACTGACACTTGAAGCGGCAGCACTTGCTGGCTTAGGTAAGATTCTATTACTCGAAGAACCGCAAGCTGTGTGTTACGACTGGTATGCCCGTCATCAACAAACCGCAGCCGATGAGCTTCAACAGATCCCGCTGATTCTAGTGTGTGATGTCGGCGGTGGTACCACCGATTTAAGTTTGATCGAAGCAAGCTTCAACTCAAACAATGGCGATGACCAAGAACTCGCACTCGACCGTATCGGCGTTGGTGAACACTTAATGCTCGGTGGTGATAACCTAGATTTAGCCCTTGCCCACCTTGCAGAGCAACGCTTCAATCAAAACAAAAAGCTGAATGCTTCGAGCCTAACCAAACTGATTCAACAGACTCGCGCCGCAAAAGAGAGCCTGCTTTCTGCTAACGCGCCAGACGATGTAAAGATCACCATGCTGGGCAGCGGTTCAAAGCTACTTGGCGGTACCAAGAGTATTGGTTTAACGAAACAAGAAGTTCATCAGATTGCACTAGAAGGTTTCTTCCCGCTTTCTGAGTTTACGGAAGTACCCGACAAACGCCGCAGCGCGGTGGTAGAGTTCGGCCTACCCTACGCAGCAGATCCTGCGGTAAGTAAGCACGTTGCCGAATTCCTAGCGACACATCAGCAAGTATCTAAAGCCGCATTGGAAAAGTCAGACTCTGTTGAGTTTGATGATACCAAACCTGCAATTCCTGTTGGTGTGCTACTCAACGGCGGTGTATTCAACAGTGAGCTTGTCACTGAACGTATTACTCAGTTACTTGGCAATTGGAACGGTGCTCCAATCACCGTCTTAGATAACCCTCACCCTGACTGGTCTGTAGCCCTTGGTGCAGTAGCTTTTGGTAAAGCACGCCGCGGTGCACAACTGAAAATCGGTGGCGGTGCTGCCCGTTCTTACTTCCTGCATCTGCAAGAGAAGAACAAGATGGGTAAAGCGCTTTGTCTGCTTGCCAAAGGAACCGAAGAAGGCCAAGAGATACGCTTGAACAGCCGTCGTTTCTCGCTGACTTTAGGCGAACCGGTACGATTTAATCTTCTGACTTCAACACACGATCAAATTGCGCGTGACACCGCTATTCAAAATGGTGTGATGGTCAATGTCGACGCTGACTTGTTCTCCCCTCTTCCACCGTATATTTCTACACTGGAAGGTTCAGGTACTGCAGAGCTCCAAGCCAACCAAAAAGAACGCGTCGAAGTATTGCTCGCGTGTCAATTAACGGAAGTCGGCACACTGAAAATGGAGTGTGTGAGTACAGAAGATGACTCTAAACGTTGGTTGCTCGAGTTCGAAGTCAGAAACAAGCAAGGTGATGAGTCTGATACCGCTAAACTTCACCCAAGACTGGATGAATGTAAGGAATTGATTTCTCGTCTGTATAGCGGCAACAAGAAAAGTGCTGAGTCTAAAGAGATCAAAACGCTTGCCAAAGATCTTGAGAAACGACTTGGTAAGCGCGAAGAGTGGGACTTTACGACTCTCCGTCACCTGTTTGATTCGTTCTCATTAGGTCGTAAGCGCCGTCGTCGCTCTGAAGCACACGAGAAGAACTGGCTGCGTTTGGCAGGTTACTCGCTGCGCCCAGGCTTTGGCGATCCGACTGACTCATGGCGTATCGAACAAATTTGGGGCCTTTACCAACAAAACATTCAGTTCCAGAACCACCAAGGTTGGACGGACTGGTGGGTATTCTGGCGTCGTGTTGCCGGTGGATTAAACCAAGAGCAGCAAGAGAGTATCTTGGCTGACATCGCTAAATACCTTCACCCGGGGGCAATGAAAAACCCTAAGACAGCCAAAGATGCACAAGACAATGGCTATGAAGCCATGGTTCGTTTAGCGGCATCACTTGAGCAACTTGAAGTGGAAGACAAAGTGCTGCTGGCAAGCTGGTTCTTGAGCAAAGCGATTAACCATAACCAATTTGAACAAGCTCACTGGTGGGCGCTAGGTCGATTAGCATCAAGAACGCCTTTGTATGGCAGCCAACACAGCGTAATTTCTAGAGAGCAAGCTGAACAGTGGTTACCAAAACTGCTTGAACAGAACTGGCAGAAAGAGCAAATGATCGCCTTCGCTGCTGTGATGATTTGTCGTAAAACCGGTGACCGTCAATTTGATATCTCTGACGACTATCGTAATCAAGTGATTGAGAAGCTTAAGCAAAGCAAGGTACCTGATTCATGGCTAACGTTAGTGAGTGAAGTGACTGAACTTTCTGAGAGCGAATCTAAGCGCGTATTTGGTGATGCATTACCAAGCGGGTTAAGCCTGATTAATAACTAG
- a CDS encoding Hsp70 family protein, translating into MEHQTQPSSHESSSQEHTPQMHSQELSSQEQHQAPKFSVGIDLGTTHCVLSFIDTSNEDARVEVMPIPQLTAPGTVETRSQLGSFLYQPHEHEMNAGSRVLPWSSEPKALVGAIARNLGSKTPIRLVASAKSWLCHGGVNRRDAFLPAGSPEEVEKVSPLKTTELYLEHLKDAWNHANPEHKLADQDVTITVPASFDPAARDLTAEAARNVGFTHLTLLEEPQAALYSWIDNSNDTWRDEVNVGDIVLVVDIGGGTTDLSLVEVTQDEGNLSLNRIAVGEHILLGGDNMDLALAYRLKMKLAQEGKELAPWQVQAMTHACRDAKEALLNDAELQSVPIVVPSRGSKLLGATLKTDLTQQEVQQTLVDGFFPKVAVTEHPVQKTRGALTQMGLPYAQDAGITRHIAAFLSKQANALSGNSETSQQDFNPFANMPGMPGTEAQGSEAPAADFIKPTAVLFNGGVLKSNLLADRLSDTINEWLINADAEFAKQLSGLDLDLAVASGASYYGAVRRGQGVRIRGGIASSYYVGIESAMPAIPGMAPPMEALCVAPFGMEEGSSVQVPSQEFGLVIGQPVHFQFFGSTTRREDQAGTHLDHWAPEDLDELPEIQVTLPVSEGRREGEVVPVTLASRVTELGTLYLEAIATDNGQKWHVEFDVREDSNNDSNEQA; encoded by the coding sequence ATGGAACACCAAACTCAGCCATCATCGCACGAGTCTTCTTCTCAAGAACATACGCCGCAGATGCATTCACAAGAGCTATCTTCTCAAGAGCAACATCAGGCGCCTAAGTTCAGTGTCGGTATCGATTTAGGTACAACACACTGCGTTTTGTCTTTCATCGACACAAGCAATGAAGACGCTCGCGTAGAGGTGATGCCAATCCCTCAACTGACGGCTCCAGGTACAGTAGAAACTCGCAGTCAACTTGGCTCGTTCCTATACCAGCCGCACGAACATGAAATGAATGCGGGATCTCGCGTTCTTCCTTGGTCTTCTGAGCCTAAAGCACTGGTTGGTGCTATTGCACGTAACCTAGGTTCTAAAACCCCTATCCGTTTGGTAGCAAGTGCTAAATCTTGGCTATGCCACGGTGGTGTGAACCGTCGTGATGCGTTCCTTCCAGCTGGCAGCCCTGAAGAAGTTGAAAAGGTATCTCCGCTTAAGACCACTGAGTTGTACCTTGAGCACCTTAAAGATGCTTGGAACCACGCTAACCCAGAACACAAACTGGCAGACCAAGATGTAACGATCACGGTTCCTGCTTCGTTTGATCCTGCGGCTCGTGACCTAACAGCAGAAGCTGCGCGTAATGTTGGTTTCACTCACCTAACGCTTCTAGAAGAGCCACAAGCTGCTCTTTACAGCTGGATTGATAACAGCAACGACACATGGCGTGATGAAGTAAACGTTGGTGACATCGTTCTTGTTGTCGATATCGGTGGTGGTACGACTGACCTTTCGTTGGTTGAAGTAACACAAGATGAAGGCAACCTAAGCCTGAACCGTATCGCTGTAGGTGAACATATCCTACTGGGCGGCGACAACATGGACTTGGCTCTCGCTTACCGTCTTAAGATGAAACTGGCTCAAGAAGGCAAAGAACTGGCTCCTTGGCAGGTTCAAGCGATGACTCACGCGTGTCGTGATGCGAAAGAAGCATTGCTTAATGATGCTGAACTGCAATCTGTGCCAATCGTTGTTCCAAGCCGTGGTTCTAAACTACTGGGCGCAACACTGAAAACAGATCTGACTCAGCAAGAAGTTCAACAAACATTGGTTGATGGCTTCTTCCCGAAAGTAGCGGTGACTGAGCACCCAGTACAAAAGACGCGTGGCGCACTGACTCAAATGGGTCTGCCTTACGCTCAAGACGCAGGTATTACTCGTCACATTGCTGCATTCCTTTCTAAGCAAGCGAACGCGCTTTCTGGAAATAGTGAAACCTCTCAGCAAGATTTCAACCCGTTTGCAAACATGCCCGGTATGCCCGGTACAGAAGCGCAAGGGTCAGAAGCGCCAGCGGCAGACTTCATCAAACCAACAGCGGTACTGTTCAATGGTGGCGTTCTAAAATCTAACCTACTTGCTGACCGTCTATCAGACACGATCAATGAATGGTTGATTAACGCCGACGCTGAATTCGCTAAACAGCTTTCAGGTTTAGATTTAGACCTAGCCGTTGCAAGTGGCGCTTCTTACTACGGCGCAGTACGTCGTGGCCAAGGCGTTCGTATCCGCGGTGGTATAGCTTCTTCTTACTACGTAGGAATTGAAAGCGCGATGCCAGCTATCCCAGGTATGGCTCCTCCAATGGAAGCACTGTGTGTTGCACCATTTGGTATGGAAGAAGGTTCAAGCGTACAAGTGCCTAGCCAAGAGTTCGGTCTAGTGATTGGTCAGCCAGTTCACTTCCAATTCTTCGGTTCAACAACACGTCGTGAAGACCAAGCGGGTACGCACCTTGATCACTGGGCTCCAGAAGATCTGGATGAGCTTCCTGAAATCCAAGTGACACTGCCTGTTTCTGAAGGTCGTCGCGAAGGTGAAGTGGTTCCCGTGACTTTGGCGTCTCGCGTTACTGAACTAGGCACGTTATATCTAGAAGCCATTGCGACTGACAATGGTCAGAAGTGGCATGTTGAGTTCGACGTTCGTGAAGACTCGAATAACGACTCAAACGAACAAGCATAA
- a CDS encoding DUF2760 domain-containing protein, which produces MIVDLNLIPQTFDMLHAGLTASSVLLLLIAVSRKTKVVEKVVEKPVEKIVEVEKPVEKIVEVEKVVEVERVIEKVVEVESKLATAPTDSAMQLLSIMQQEARLIDFLKEDLTSFSDEEVGAAARVIHTGGKKVLADYVTLSHIRTEDEETRITVVEGFNPQEIRLTGNVTGNAPFNGTLVHKGWKATDMNLPKLAENYDASVIAPAEVEL; this is translated from the coding sequence ATGATCGTTGATTTGAACCTAATCCCACAAACGTTTGATATGCTTCACGCAGGCCTAACTGCATCAAGCGTTTTACTACTGCTAATTGCCGTTTCTCGTAAAACCAAAGTGGTTGAGAAAGTCGTAGAAAAACCAGTAGAAAAGATCGTTGAAGTTGAAAAGCCAGTTGAGAAAATTGTCGAAGTAGAGAAAGTTGTTGAAGTTGAACGTGTGATTGAAAAAGTAGTAGAAGTTGAATCTAAGCTGGCAACAGCACCAACAGATTCTGCAATGCAGCTACTGTCTATCATGCAGCAAGAAGCTCGTTTAATTGACTTCCTAAAAGAAGACCTAACATCATTCTCTGATGAAGAAGTTGGTGCAGCAGCACGTGTTATTCACACTGGCGGTAAAAAAGTACTAGCAGACTACGTAACGCTTTCTCACATCCGCACTGAAGATGAAGAAACACGTATCACGGTTGTTGAAGGCTTCAACCCACAAGAAATTCGCCTAACTGGCAATGTAACGGGTAACGCACCGTTCAATGGCACATTGGTTCACAAAGGTTGGAAAGCAACTGACATGAACCTGCCTAAGCTTGCTGAAAACTACGATGCATCTGTAATTGCACCGGCAGAGGTAGAGCTATAA
- a CDS encoding sensor domain-containing diguanylate cyclase encodes MPHTTDPITGLKKRTLPLVVFFATFLMTVLCFILVAANQNRSLNENLDSFAQHQTLSLKAFIDNDVAYIGSGANFFYSNDVDSRDRFDRFAQQTINGSKSLIGLQWMQKVAVEDLAEHTAKMKAQYPSYRMFTIPKHGPKTYGYVLDGEPVFIATDIYPNDPVNNGVLGFYSSRERFNLVIDNIKKTREANISDKVRLLQDGLDSNTPKSGMLVYHPVFDGQTDNLLGVVIGVVRTTYYFEKLLASTVGDMDVYVRVTDSGFEAEDAPIMFETNGYEAVTGQHITKTITLTNREWIIDFKIDACISFNGYLVLAGIGIVGTTISLLLAYIVNLQIREKERLYRMIDERTEELRFLANHDSLTEIYNRRAFNKVLGQSIQSDKPFSLIVFDVDKFKEINDKFGHPAGDALLIHVIKVISVSLKSGDNLFRMGGDEFGIISSITEHDSLSRYLECILEAVSESHCEHSSQLLSCTLSIGATIRTNEDIEALLQKTDSMLYLSKSNGRNRVTIAG; translated from the coding sequence ATGCCCCACACTACCGACCCCATAACAGGGTTGAAGAAACGAACTTTGCCGTTAGTTGTCTTTTTTGCCACATTTTTGATGACGGTGTTGTGTTTTATTTTGGTTGCGGCGAATCAAAATAGGTCTTTGAATGAGAATCTGGATAGCTTTGCTCAGCATCAAACGCTCAGTTTAAAAGCGTTTATTGATAACGATGTTGCTTATATCGGTTCCGGTGCGAATTTTTTCTATTCTAATGATGTCGATAGTCGGGACCGATTTGATCGTTTTGCTCAGCAAACGATTAACGGCTCGAAAAGCCTAATCGGATTGCAGTGGATGCAAAAAGTAGCGGTAGAAGATCTTGCCGAGCACACCGCCAAAATGAAAGCTCAATACCCATCCTATAGAATGTTTACTATCCCTAAACATGGGCCAAAAACTTATGGTTATGTCTTGGATGGCGAGCCCGTATTTATCGCGACAGATATTTATCCGAATGATCCAGTGAACAACGGTGTTTTGGGTTTTTACTCTTCTCGTGAGCGGTTTAATCTGGTCATTGATAACATTAAAAAAACACGTGAAGCGAATATTTCAGACAAAGTTCGTCTGTTGCAAGACGGTTTAGACAGCAACACACCTAAGAGCGGAATGTTGGTCTACCACCCTGTGTTTGATGGTCAAACGGACAATTTGTTAGGGGTTGTGATTGGTGTTGTTCGTACCACATACTATTTTGAGAAACTTCTGGCATCTACTGTCGGCGATATGGACGTTTATGTGCGTGTTACCGATAGCGGTTTTGAAGCTGAAGATGCCCCGATAATGTTCGAAACCAATGGTTATGAAGCGGTAACTGGGCAGCACATTACAAAGACGATTACATTAACCAACCGTGAATGGATTATCGACTTCAAGATAGATGCATGTATTTCATTTAATGGTTACTTAGTGTTGGCGGGAATCGGCATAGTTGGTACCACTATCTCATTACTGCTTGCTTATATTGTGAACCTGCAAATTCGAGAGAAAGAGCGCTTGTATCGAATGATTGATGAAAGAACAGAAGAGCTTCGCTTTCTTGCCAATCATGACAGTTTAACGGAAATTTATAATCGCCGAGCTTTTAATAAGGTGCTTGGTCAATCGATACAAAGCGATAAGCCGTTTAGCTTAATAGTGTTTGATGTTGATAAGTTTAAAGAGATCAATGATAAGTTTGGGCACCCAGCCGGTGATGCGTTACTTATCCATGTGATTAAGGTTATCTCAGTGAGCTTGAAGTCTGGAGATAACCTATTCCGGATGGGAGGGGATGAGTTCGGTATCATTTCGAGCATCACCGAACATGACTCATTGTCTCGCTATTTAGAATGTATTTTAGAGGCGGTGAGTGAGTCTCATTGCGAGCATTCTAGCCAGCTATTGAGTTGCACTCTAAGCATCGGGGCTACCATCCGCACTAATGAAGACATTGAAGCGCTCCTTCAAAAAACTGACAGCATGTTATACCTAAGTAAGTCAAATGGCCGAAATCGAGTCACAATTGCAGGCTAA